TAGACTAGCAAAAAGCCTATGACTCTATAGAATGGTCCTTTCTGAAAGATATGCTCAGAGCTCTGAAGTTTCCTACCCATTTTACAAATCTACTGATGGAGTGTGTTACTACTCCTCACTGGATATTTTCAAGGTAAAAGAGGCCTGAGACAGGGTGATCCTCTGTCTCCCCTCTTGTTCACTCTTTGCTTGGAATATTTGTCAAGAATTTTGAATAGATTGACAGAATTGGATGGTTTTAAGCATCACCCTCTCTGCAAGAAACTGAATCTCACTCATCTTTGCTTTGCTGATGATTTATTAGTCTTCTGTAGAGGGGCTTGGGATTATATGGTATCTGTGATGAGAGCTATATCCACCCTTACTGCTGCTTCAGGACTGCACATGAATTAATTGAAGTCCAATGTGTATGGCAATGGTCTAGAGAGAGGTATGCTGGAGAAATTTGCTACTCTAACTGGCTTAAAAATAGGTAAACTTCCTTTTAGATACCTTGGGGTGCCTATTTCTGCTAAGAAATTATCTGTTCTTGATTGTAACATATTGGTGGAGAAGATTGTGGATAGAATCAGAGCTTTGGGGGCTAAAAAATTATCTTATGCAGGAAGATTAGTTTTAATAAAGAGTGTCCttactagttatatttagttaTAACTCAAAAAGGACCTTAATTAGCTAtcactgtgacacccctcgttgaggcaacaaaatataactagtaaatcgtggcggaaacacgagatttttaaaacttttaaagcttctagtgaagtccaacgcgaggtatcaccaacacgatagataagtttagatagttaaaaataagtttacaacacaagtctaattattggggaaaagatatcccacgaatgaacATGTGTCTAAAaataggtgagtctattaaagtgatagctaattaaggtccaaggtaagaactcgctagctcacacggtcttccccacttaagcttcatcaccaacctgtcattcataataaatatgaaagccacagtcagtggggagtaactcagggttctcccagccacaatatgtcaaaatacaagtaattaggaatttaattaaacaaacaagcataagaataaatacttacggtaacaagagaatcatgattagtatacaaaatgcaataagagtagttatgcataaatgagagaagaataattaggtcaaacggtcacaaattgactcgactcaaatgtaagacaaattacaaagtatagactcaaacaagacaaccctctagactccaacctcttggtaggacgacgatcataatacggtcctagtctaaacctggccagactctcgggatagacgacacccgattcgacaaacgataccaaatcgtatccaagactcgaaatatggtacacctaaccgtgcccgaaagtcgagtaacctcaaatccgaaccttgtcacctaaccgtgacccccggtccgaagaggcggaaggaaaaatagcccaactcggaaacaatggcacctaaccgtgacccaatgtccgagggcaaataaataaggaatgtcgagtagtctcacaatgtaaaacgtcacactcgggtcacaaatacgagtggaaaagattgcacaaacataacgtaaacaattcatgtgaagcatgcataagtataaaGGTATGAGAAACATCGGTACTCTCTGCGGTGTGGGCACTGCCacgcccaccggcagaggattcatGCTATGGTGAACAATGTCAAATTAGGTGAAGGTGTATTCTCTCGCCGGGTGGCTTAATGCCGCCCACCCCACCGGCGAGGGGATACGAGCTAAAAAAACAAGGTCAAAAACATTCAATGTGTATTCTCTCGCCGGGTGACCATGCCGCCCCACCGGGGGGAATACCTACTATAGTCAATTAAGttcaacatttcacattgtgtattctctgccggttgaccggctgccgccCACCCAGGGGATACACCCtattataaaagacaccaaaattTCATGTATGCTGCTGCCGGTTGGGTTGGGTAGGCtgccgcccaccggcaggggattacAAAGGCTTAATTCCTCATTTTTATAACTCAGAAATGCAATgacgcgctgccggttgggtaggccggctgccggcccaccggcagaggatcacTGTATACGAAAACTCAACAAACATTCATCTAAAGCcttccaaattcaaccatctttcatttaatcatttcatacttcttaaacatgatgaatactcagaaaattaccactttcaagatgtaattaacatatgggGTGGATTATAAGTCATTAAAGTGAGGCTTAAATCAAATGATTATGAGGGAATTACACTAACATCATCCCATATTTCACCATATTACAACAACACATGAAATTACTccttaaacatgtgagaattgtcatacaagtattctactcaacaccaaatcaccaaaaagcatgaaagacaccaaatttaacattcatgtgagtctaatactacacaattcacacaattttaacataaaagtcgagtaacccatcaccgttacctttttgcacttcactCTTCTATTgagtcgtcaatgatgtagctatcctcctccgggtcgtccatgttctcccctaaacacaaaaataaaggtattaagtcaagaatccacatccttgtaagatgagaatttctaaatagaggaaaagatggcaactttcttacttaaaAAGAAGGGGAacgagaaaaggaagagaatggcgcgaaaaggaacgagattggtgaagaattgagtgagatatggtgattttagggttagtaagggaaggttcaacaatggtgatgtggttgttgggaaatttcagaaattagaagtgagggagatgaagttgtgagggtttagttgaggttttgtgtagagaaaagagggggaaaaaggcccatgagtcaagttaagcccaataactcaaaatgagtcggtatctactagaattttcgtcccaagtctactataactcgagtcggagaataatattattaaaatctacactattatcaccgttacacggctaagacaatattttatgaaaataagctttaaataataattatttaataaaaattacttaaaagttcatttaaaatataagaaaggcgcggggtgttacaatcatccctccttttaaaaagtttcgccctcgaaacttgaaacgaaaaggtattaccttaagaaaacaaactagggtacttgacacgcatggaagcctccggctcccaagtctcttcttctacatcaccacacttccacaacactttcaccaagggcaccactttgctccttagcttcttctccttcttatccaagatacgaatcggtctctcctcgaaagaaagactaggctcaagctcgggaatttcattttgcaacacatgactagggtcgctaatgtctttcctaagttgagacacgtggaaaacatcatgaactttacccaagctcgggggcaaatccaatctataagccacggcaccaatcctttttatcacttcataaggtccaatgtacttcggactcaacttccctttaactccgaacctctttactcctttcatcggggacactttcaagaacaccttatctccaaattcaaactccaagggtcgacggcgaacatcggcataagatttctgtcgatcttgggcggctttcattctttcacggatgagcttcacttgatcaattgtctcggctaacttgtcgggtcctagatcacgaacgtcacttgcttgatcccaacaaatcggactacgacatttccttccataaagggcttcataaggggccatcttgatagaagcatgataactattgttgtaagaacattccaccaaaggtaagctcttctcccaactagaatggaaatcaagggcacaagcacgcaacaagtcttctagagtttgaatcgtcctctcggattgtccatcggtagcggcatgaaaagcggtactcatcaataacttactacccatagcatcttgcaaagctttccaaaatctcgaacaaaaacgcgggtcacgatccgacacgatctccttaggaacaccatggtaacgaacgatctcttcaacataagcactagcaagacggtctaaactccaagtctctttgatagggatgaacctagcacacttggtcaacctatccacaacaacccatacggcatcctttcccccaacggtcttaggcaaagccatcacaaaatccatggaaatggactcccacttccataaaggaacatccaacggttgaagcaaaccaccgggtctcttatgctcaatcttcacttgttgacaagtaagacatcttccaacatatgacacaatgtcattcttcatgttaggccaccaaaactgaagcttcaaatctttatacatcttgtctcctccggggtgaatcgaataaggggatagatgagcttcatctagaactctcttcctcaaatcAACGGTATCGGGCACgtacatgcgtcctcggtaacgaaggtaacctttagcatcaatctcacaatcctttgctttcccttcaagaagcttggcttgaaaacttttaaaggtagcatcgtccacaaggctatcaaggatctcacggtgaagaacgggctcggcaaccatagcaccaagataatcaaaaccactctccacaagttgcaaacTTAGCTTACggaactcggcacaaaggtcgtcggggagcacacgaatggcactcaaggaatgagtggacttcctactaagggcatcggcaaccacatttgcctttccttcgtGATACAACAACTCTAcgtcgtaatcattcaccaattccaaccatcgtcgttgtctcatgttcaaatacttttgggtgaagatatatCTCAAtctcttatgatcggtgtagatacggcGATGAACTCCGATGagatagtgtctccacatcttcaaggcatgaacaatggcggctaattccaaatcatgagtgggatagttcacctcatgaactctcaattgtcacgaagcataggcaacaaccttcctattttgcataagaacacaacccaaacccatcttagagGCGTCACAGAACACATCAAAATCAATTCCATCCTCGAGCAAGGCcaacacgggagcggtagtcaacctcttcttcaactcttggaatgcactttcacaagcttcggtccacacaaacttggtttctttcttcaaaagttgagtcatcggtctagcaagcttggaaaaatctttcacgaagcgacggtaataacccgccaaacccaagaaactacggatctcaccaacatcggttggactcttccactcgattacggcttcaatcttcgaagggtctaccatgacaccatccttagatataacatggcctagaaaggacaccttagacaaccaaaattcacacttggagaatttggcaaaccacttttgtcGACGGAGGATTTCCAAAATGATAcgaaggtgatcggcatgctcttcttcggacttggagtAGATGAGGATTCgtcaatgaagaccacaacacacttgtctaagaactcactaaaggtccgattcatttggtccatgaagatggaaggggcattggttaaaccaaagggcatcaccttaaactcaaaGTGTCCATACcttgtgctaaaggcggtcttagggatatcggactcacgaacgggaatttgatgataaccggatctcaaatcaatcttggaaaaggtaGAAGCACccttgagttgatcaaacaaatcttcaattcttggtagaggatacttgttcttgatggtaacacggttaagctcgcggtagtcaatgcaaagtctcatggatccatctttcttcttcacaaagagaacgggagcaccccaaggtgaggcactaggtctaatgaatcctttctcaatcatctcatcaagttgctttctcaactccttcaactcggttggcgccatacggtacggggctttagcaatcggtccggttccgggtacaaggtcgatagaaaattctacatcacgctcgggagggaTTCCGTGCaattcttcgggaaagacatcgggaaacccacaaaccacgggcacttcttcaatctttggtaaggaaggggaggtagaagtcgccacgcatagaaagatttggtaacctttcctcttcatgctcatcaacttcaaagcggaaatcaatttcacaccttcttgggagcggactcctctataggacacacgagtgcctagcggactcttgaggcaaatcttttggtctcgacactcgaatcttgcatcatacattgacaaccaatccatacccaaaatcacatcgaattcctcaaggggaaaacgaagtaggttagcgggaaataaggttcccgaaatagaaataggaatgtcggagaaagtgagggagcaagagaacatttctccggaaggtaaggatatagaagaTTCCTCACTAGGAATGGGCTCAAGAGCTAGTTTTTCCGAgaacttggaagatataaaagataaagatgcgccggtatgaaataaaatgaggcaaggttgatcaaaaattgagaacatacccgtaatgatatcgggatgagcggcggcttcggctcgactcatgacaaagatagttcctcttggcctagcatttgaagtaggagcattcttcttctcggggcaatcggcaacacgatgtccgggcttcttacaatggaagcaagtcaagggcttgccatagcatccaattccggggtgtgcagcttgcctacaatggtagcacttacggtccttctcaagttcattagttgaAGTGGGAGcttgtcctctaggttcttgaactcttggtccttgtcctccatggtcttgtatccttggcacaaacctcctcttgttggcatagtgtggagtagaaggcacaaatggtctcttgccatgaaagttagaacgctaagaatgagaagaggagtggggcttggcttcttcttcaatggccttcaaagagctttcggcccaaatggcatcatcatagacttccacaaaggtatttgaatttcttctcaccatgctttccactttaggattcaacttgttcttatagaagtagacacgatcctcttcatctttcacgaacttggaggcataatgagcaagttcatgaaacttgtcggtgtaagcttgaattgatagcttcccttgcttgaagtccatgaactccttcaatctttgttgtttgagctccttagggtagaagcgagtctccacaagttacttgaagcggttccaataaaagttggggtcttgagtagcggtaggaccgatcaaagtccaccacctatcggcttccttcacaagaaagtgagaggctaatctcatcttgtcctcctctcgggcatcaaagagagagaagttcttctccatatcacgaaaccactccgagagagcaacgggatccacttcaccaccataggtcctagccttgttccttgctagttgacttgcaatccaagcatagcttccttgacggttagcttcgggtgcagagggagcgggttgagcattttgttgattagcaagcacttgcgtgagggcttgcatgatagcattctccacattggttggtcgtaccatcttttgcacaagagcaaacaagttagaacctatcacaaaacatacacaaaaaggctaccaacttaggtccttaattctacccatctctcattcattattcaaggtcaagtaagaattttaagttggggtacacgtgtgtgcgtcgggagcaatatatgctcgataccaatcatgacacccctcgttgaggcaacaaaatataactagtaaatcgtggcggaaacacgagatttttaaaacttttaaagcttctagtgaagtccaacgcgaggtatcaccaacacgatagataagtttagatagttaaagttaagtttacaacacaagtctaattattggggaaaagatatcccacgaatgaacATGTGTCTAAAaataggtgagtctattaaagtgatagctaattaaggtccaaggtaagaactcgctagctcacacggtcttccccacttaagcttcatcaccaaccagtcattcataataaatatgaaagccacagtcagtggggagtaactcagggttctcccagccacaatatgtcaaaatacaagtaattaggaatttaattaaacaaacaagcataagaataaatacttacggtaacaagagaatcatgattagtatacaaaatgcaataagagtagttatgcataaatgagagaagaataattaggtcaaacggtcacaaattgactcgactcaaatgtaagacaaattacaaagtatagactcaaacaagacaaccctctagactccaacctcttggtagaacgacgatcataatacgatcctagtctaaacctggccagactctcgggatggaagACACCcaattcgacaaacgataccaaatcgtatccaagactcgaaatatggtacacctaaccgtgcccgaaagtcgagtaacctcaaatcggaaccttgtcacctaaccgtgacccccggtccgaagaggcggaaggaaaaatagcccaactcggaaacaatggcacctaaccgtgacccaatgtccgagagcaaataaataaggaatgtcgagtagtctcacaatgtaaaacgtcacactcgggtcacaaatacgagtggaaaagattgcacaaacataacgtaaacaattcatgtgaagcatgcataagtataaaggtatgagaaacatcaggtactctctgccggtgtcggcaccggctgccggcccaccggcagaggattcatGCTATGGTGAACAATGTTAAATTAGGTGaaggtgtattctctgccgggtggccggctgccggcccaccggcagggaatacctactatagtcaattaacttcaacatttcacattgtttattctctgccggttgaccggctgccggcccaccggcaggggatacacCCTATTATAAAAGGCACCAAAAATTTCATGtacgcgctgccggttgggtaggccggctgccggcccaccggcaggggatcacAAAGGCTTAATTCTCTATTTTTACAAGTCAGAAATGCAAagacgcgctgccggttgggtaggccggctgccggcccaccggcagaggatcacTGTATACGAAAACTCAACAAACATTCATCTAAAGCCTTCCAAATTCCaccatctttcatttaatcatttcatacttcttaaacatgatgaatactcagaaaattaccactttcaagatgtaattaacatatgggGTTGTTTAGTAATCATTAAAACGaggtttaatcatgtaattatgagaGAATTCCTTTAAGACAAATCTCATATTTCACCATATTGCAACAAGGCATGAAATTACTCcctaaacatgtgagaattatcaCACAAGTATTCTTctcaacaccaaatcaccaaaGGACATGAAAGACATCAAATTTAACCTTCatgtgagtctaatactacacaattcacacaatttttaacataaaagtcgagtaacccatcaccgttacctttttgcacttcaatcttctaaagactcgtcaatgatgtagctatcctcctccgggttgtccaagttctcccctaaacacaaaaataaaggtattaagtcaagaatccacatccttgtaagctgagaatttcgaaatagaggaaaagataacaactttcttacttagaaagaagggaaatgagaaaaggaagagaatggcgcgaaaaggaacgagattggtgaagaattgagtgagatatggtgattttagggttagtaagggaagattcaacaatggtgatgtggttgttgggaaatttcagaaattagaagtgagggagatgaagttgtgagggtttagttgaggttttgtgtagagaaaagagggggaaaaggcccatgagtcaagttaagcccaataactcaaaatgagtcggtatgcactagaattttcgtcccaagtctactataactcgagtcggaggataatattattaaaatctacactattattactgttacacggctatgacgatattttatgaaaataagctttaaataataattatttaataaaaattacttaaaagtttattcaAAAATAttaggaaagcgcggggtgttacaatagttACTGGGCAAGGATTTACATAATCCCATCCAGTATTATGGCAAAGATAAAGAGCATTTTTTGCAGGAACGTTTTATGGAAAGGAGAGGCTAGTTCCCACTCTAATGCTCTGGTGTCTTGGAAGCACATCTGTTTACCTAAAGAGCAAGGGGGTCTGGGAGTGTGTGATTTCAGAAGGTGGAATGTGGCTGTAGTGGGCACATATGTATGGTGGATGATGGATAAGAAAGACCATCTCTGGGTTAAGTGGGTGCATTGTACCTATTTAAAAGGATTGCCCTGGATTGAGTACAAACCACCTAAAGGTAGCAGTTGGGCTTGGAAAAGAATTTGTAGAGTAAAGGACATTCTTCTACCTGGATATGTACATCATGACTGGTTAGAAAAAGATGCAACTTATTCGATTTCTAAAGGTTATAAGTGGCTTGGTAGTGAGGCAAATACTGTGACCTGGCATAGTCAAGTGCGGGTCTCTGCTGGTATCCCTAAACATCAGTTCATTAGCTGGCTATTTGTACAAGATCGTCTTCTAACCATGGATAGACTTCACAAGTTGTTTCAGTGCAGTGATACAGCTTGTGTATTGTGTAGAGTTGCTGATGAAAACCATGAGCATTTGTTCTTCTTATGTCCTTAAAGTAAGAAATACCTAATAATGGTACAAGATTGGAGCAACTTAGCTATTCCAGAGATGAATGTTTTCAGCTGGTGGTAGGCTTAAAGCAAGAATAGGGGGACTTTTGTTTCCCTGGTTGTGATGGCATTGATATACCATATATAGTGGGCTCGCAATCACTGCAGGTTTCAGCAGGTGTTGTGGCGACCAGAGGTTATTGGAACTCGTGTCCAACATGATGTTCAAGGCCGACTGGGTAGTATGAAAAAGACTAGGAAAAAGTTGATATGGAATTCTGTTAGTAATTGAGGAATGTATGTTTGAGTTAGTTGAGTAGAGGTGCACTATGCACTTTATAATTTTGTTGTTTGGTTGATAAACTAGATTGTAATAGCCCATTATTATTAATAGAATTCTTACCTTCTACCAAAAACAAAAGTGCTAATGATAAACTATGCGATAACTAAGTAGAAATGTGAAATAGTAAACTAGAAATAGGAATGCCATAATGGAAATGAACTTGTAAGGAAAAACAaagtagaaccaaatgcttgaatatatAAATAACCAAATGTTTGATAACAAAATGCTTAACAAAATTGAAAACAAAAtgtgaaaactaatgagagaaatattGCTTAAGGCTATTATGGAGTATGAAAGACGTGAGAAAAGATaaccctaatgacggattaagacccctatttataagaaaataggggcataacgtaaaagTCCTACAgggggtcaaccccgatcggggttgccagcctCGATCGGGGGCGTGGTTGTCCGGGCATTTCTTCTTAATTCCTTGATTAATTGCTCGAGGAATCTCTATGTTCATGTTTAATGCTCCCTTAATCACCCGATAATGCTTCTTATTCTTAGCATCCAAAGCTCCTTAGCATCCAATGCTTTTCACCTCAATTTGGACTTTCactttgggcttgactttgcatttgaCTTCATTTGTAATTCTTACTTCAATCAATTAAATCTTCATGCAAAAACCCATGCAACTTCATACGCTTAGTCCAATACTTGGTCTTGCTTAGCCTTTGCACTCTAGCTTGCATCTTTATTGGTTGTTAGCTCCTAAAAGGTTAAACtcctacaaaacatgtggaaACAAGCAATTGCAACTATaataacaaatattagctcaaaacactatgataagtgctaaatggcatgtaaaatagagctaataTAAGAGGTAAAACAAtgtaaattatgcacttatcaaactcccctaagctaaacccttgcttgtccccaagcaagaaaccatatcgCATCATTTGCAATACCccaaaacaagctaagcataatgatttaaaaacccgaaacaacattgGCAAGGAATAAACCAAAACATGGATgggatttacatgacggcgtagcatggaaaactcgaagtgaacctttaagctcttgcatgatcttttgacttatggactctcacggtgcactcaacctcttttatatgtgaaaggacatttttgtgaataaacactcaactatcctcgacttataataatgtgcccgcaatctaatatggtactcaatcaaaactagtaagccaaaataatcaaatgcaagcatgataaagaagctaAATGGGTAGGaagacactactacagatacaggctataacaacggtcaaaaaccgttgttatataaaaaagcggacgttgttaaagcgtccgttgtaaaaggttataacaacggttggttttcttaaggaaaccgttgttaaaaatattaacaacggttttaagtataaaaacccgttgtggaaagtgtgactcaattttggggggaaagttataacaacgggttttaatatacaaaaccgttgttataactaaagacaacgggttgtttgtaaataaccgttgttgtttgttcttaaaaa
The Silene latifolia isolate original U9 population chromosome 11, ASM4854445v1, whole genome shotgun sequence genome window above contains:
- the LOC141614306 gene encoding uncharacterized protein LOC141614306, producing the protein MAKIKSIFCRNVLWKGEASSHSNALVSWKHICLPKEQGGLGVCDFRRWNVAVVGTYVWWMMDKKDHLWVKWVHCTYLKGLPWIEYKPPKGSSWAWKRICRVKDILLPGYVHHDWLEKDATYSISKGYKWLGSEANTVTWHSQVRVSAGIPKHQFISWLFVQDRLLTMDRLHKLFQCSDTACVLCRVADENHEHLFFLCP